DNA from Chaetodon trifascialis isolate fChaTrf1 chromosome 14, fChaTrf1.hap1, whole genome shotgun sequence:
AGTCAAGAGAAGTCTTATAACAACTCAGGTTGTTAGTTGAGAAGACAAACCACAAACCTTTAAAGCCACGATCAATGAAGTGCTGAGACCACTGCACCTTTTCTGCTCCTATTTTCTGAATCACATACAAATTCTGAAACATCCAGGAATTCATTCATATTGTGAACTTGGAACCACAGACTTTCAGCTTGACTGTTTAATCATGGGGACTGTGTTGTTCTCACCTGCAGAGGCTGAATCCCAGAGGCAATGAGATCACTTATCATCCGGACCTGGGCACGTTTCTTTGGGTCCGCTGGAAGAAGCCGAGGCCCTGGCCTGGTCTCATCAATGTACTGGATCACTGCCAGCTGTGTGAGCAACAGACCATCTTCAGTAATACTCCAGTTGGTTCACTTTAAATATGGCTGCGTATGACTGTGCATGGATGAAGAGTTTGTCGACTCACTGACTGAGAGAGGGTGATACCATCAATTTCAACTGCAGGCACTTGTTGCATGGGGTTTAATGTCCTGTACTGTTGCGTAAGCTTGAGCACGTGGAGGAGATAGAGAGGGTTTCAGAATGCATGTATGCACTTTTCAATGCTCTTTATGATGTCTCATGCTAATTATCATGTACAGTGTCATTTTTGCATTGATGTGAATCCATTGAATCTGTACAGTACCTGCTGACCTCCATCTTTGATTAGATTGACTGGAACCTGGTCATATTCAACACCTTTAAGTGCAAAAGCTGGTGCACACAAAGTTAAATTGTCATCTTGTTGACATCAAAATGCTTTAAATAACAGCTGAAGTGGTCACTTGCTGTGTGGTGTCTTACCAATGCGAACCCTCCAGGAGCAGGAACTTCTGAAGTATCCATGAAGAACAGgctgtacagaaaaaaacaaaaaacaacagaaaacgaTCAGTCCATTTGAAAACACGTCACATTTCCCTTGGTCATAGTTCACTTTCCTGGTGTCTGCTGGTTCACCTTGGTTGGAGTTGCCATAGTTTTCTGGCTCTACTTTTCCCTCAACTACACTTAATGCAAGCAGTTTTTAGTTGAACACTCGTCATCTCCAGCAGCCAATAGGATGTGCTCCAAAAATCCCTCCTACATACACTTTGGTCTGTGACTAAGCAAAATTTGGGCTTCATGTGGTTCACATTAGCGACCTGgtagaaacaaacacacacacacacacaccgcgaGCAGCCGACCATGTTGCTACAGTACCTTGGCGAGGCAAGCTAACGACAAGTGCATTGTTGTGGCTGTGATAACGTTTTCGCTTTTATTTTTAGGATAAGCTGTGCAGCTTAAAGAGAAGTCTGTTATGTCCTgcacatttcacagcacagtCCTTCGTTCTGTCTTGACGATGACGTAGTATCACGGAGACATAGCTGAGGTACCTTGAGACCAGCCTGAACGAAGCTAGCTCTTCCTTTAGCACAGCTTCCGCTCACAGTTCAACTCCAGGTTGCGTAATTTTCAGCCAATAAATGGAAGCTTGCCGAATTCTTTTATCCAATGATTAGCCGAGTTCTGCAGCTAGGGCGGGATTGTCTAAAGTGTCAAATAGGGACAGAATGCATAGAATGCACTCAAAGTTGACTAATCAGGCCACGATGTTTGTAGGCGGTGTGAACAGGGAGCGAATAGTAAGCCTATCCTTTCCTCAGAGCCCGCCCACAGGTAATACTTCTCGGGGAAGAACAATTCTATTCGCCTTCTGTCGGCCACCGTCCAACCTGCGCAGCTTGTTAACTAAAGTGGGCCTGCGGTTAATAACATCTCCACCATGGCAGCAACAGCATTAAAATCCGTGCTTAAGACAAGGGTAAGATTTAAAAGTTTTACAGCTTGAACATTTCCTCGGTTGCAGATGACGCAGGTTGGTTTGACAGCTCACTTTGTTTACAAAGTGTCATGGTCCAGGATTTAGATCTGGATCGCTTAAGTCAGTGGTGGCCTGTTTCAGCTGTTCTGTTTGCACTTGATTTAAAAGATAATTCACGCTGCAGCTTCCTTGTTCCAGTCTCCTCCAGTCACCTTGACTTTCCATTACTCCACAGTTGTAGTTGCTCATTAATCTTGTGGGCACTTCAGGCTGCAAATGGAAACATCTGGTTTTGTGTATTTAATGCACTACATACTGTGTAAACAAAAGGACACAGCATGTAAACCAGACCTACAGTTTATGG
Protein-coding regions in this window:
- the gstz1 gene encoding maleylacetoacetate isomerase isoform X2, translating into MATPTKPVLHGYFRSSCSWRVRIAFALKGVEYDQVPVNLIKDGGQQLTQQYRTLNPMQQVPAVEIDGITLSQSLAVIQYIDETRPGPRLLPADPKKRAQVRMISDLIASGIQPLQNLYVIQKIGAEKVQWSQHFIDRGFKALEPILKQTAGKYCVGDEISMADICLVPQVYNAERFKVDMKQYPTIQRLNQTLLEIEAFKVSHPSCQPDTPADLRT
- the gstz1 gene encoding maleylacetoacetate isomerase isoform X1; the protein is MHLSLACLAKPVLHGYFRSSCSWRVRIAFALKGVEYDQVPVNLIKDGGQQLTQQYRTLNPMQQVPAVEIDGITLSQSLAVIQYIDETRPGPRLLPADPKKRAQVRMISDLIASGIQPLQNLYVIQKIGAEKVQWSQHFIDRGFKALEPILKQTAGKYCVGDEISMADICLVPQVYNAERFKVDMKQYPTIQRLNQTLLEIEAFKVSHPSCQPDTPADLRT